One genomic segment of bacterium includes these proteins:
- a CDS encoding inositol monophosphatase family protein: MTPRAEHAAPTDPLGREYLESAIPIARAAGDLLAAHLGGTHTVELKGAINLVTEMDRRAEELIVASLQKTFPDFAIIAEEGSERRAESGYAWYVDPLDGTTNYAHGLPIFCVSMGLWRGEQPICGIVYHPMGRELFTATSGGGAYLNGHRLSVSQTADLGNAILATGFPYDIRDSEFDNLDHFARFAKTARAIRRMGAAALDLAWTAAGRFDGFWEMKLSPWDFAAATILCREAGAQVTDFDGNPFTLARGQAVAANPVLHRQMLATIKLGRYPR; the protein is encoded by the coding sequence ATGACACCGCGCGCCGAACACGCCGCCCCGACCGACCCGCTCGGGCGTGAGTATCTGGAATCGGCCATTCCCATCGCCCGTGCCGCCGGCGACCTGCTGGCCGCTCACCTCGGCGGCACACACACCGTTGAGCTGAAAGGCGCCATTAATCTCGTCACCGAGATGGACCGCCGCGCCGAGGAGCTGATCGTCGCGTCACTGCAGAAGACCTTTCCCGACTTTGCGATCATCGCTGAGGAGGGCTCCGAGCGGCGGGCCGAAAGCGGGTACGCCTGGTATGTGGACCCGCTGGATGGCACGACCAACTACGCGCATGGTTTGCCGATCTTCTGCGTGTCGATGGGGCTGTGGCGTGGGGAGCAGCCGATCTGCGGCATCGTCTATCACCCGATGGGGCGTGAACTGTTCACCGCCACCAGCGGCGGCGGGGCGTATCTCAATGGGCATCGGCTATCCGTCTCACAGACCGCCGATCTGGGAAACGCGATTTTGGCCACCGGATTTCCCTATGACATTCGCGACAGCGAATTCGACAATCTGGACCACTTCGCCCGCTTCGCCAAGACCGCCCGCGCCATCCGCCGCATGGGCGCCGCCGCGTTGGACCTGGCCTGGACCGCCGCCGGACGCTTCGATGGCTTCTGGGAGATGAAACTCTCCCCTTGGGACTTTGCCGCCGCCACCATACTCTGTCGGGAGGCGGGCGCGCAGGTGACCGACTTCGACGGCAACCCGTTCACGCTGGCCCGGGGCCAGGCGGTCGCCGCCAACCCCGTGTTGCACCGGCAGATGCTGGCCACTATCAAACTCGGACGGTATCCGCGGTAG
- a CDS encoding phosphomannomutase/phosphoglucomutase gives MRSVARRIPTGPTIDTSIFKSYDIRGIVPDQLNTEVARLVGRVFRSELPGPVVAVGRDMRIHSDELTDALCEGLVAGGCTVLDVGRVSTDALYFAVGHLQTDGGIMVTASHNPPEYNGFKMCRRGAEPLSGKDGINRIAEMISLGDVDEPTAEGRIEERDILPAFTEHVLSFIDRAKIRPFKIVIDAGNGMAGVTVPRVFEHLPCQVIPLFMELDGRFPNHLANPIEPENLKDLQERVLAERADFGVAFDGDADRMFLIDENAKPIGGDIVTLLVARSLLAKNPGATILYNIICSRAVSEGIMAAGGRAVRTPVGHALIKPIMKKENAIFGGEHSGHFYFQKNWYADSGLIALLVAMEAISESDKSLSQLVHSLDPYFRSGEINSKVTSIPKTLQKIEAAFPDRLIDRLDGITIQAEDWWFNVRPSNTEPLLRLNVEAKSADLLKEKTEEVLRLIRGRKRTAPNTTKPKAKGKAKAKA, from the coding sequence ATGCGCAGTGTGGCCAGACGGATCCCGACGGGTCCGACGATTGATACCAGCATCTTCAAAAGCTACGACATTCGCGGCATCGTTCCCGACCAACTGAATACCGAAGTGGCCCGGCTGGTAGGGCGGGTGTTCCGGTCCGAACTGCCCGGGCCGGTGGTGGCGGTGGGCCGCGACATGCGGATTCATTCCGACGAGCTGACCGATGCGCTCTGCGAAGGGTTGGTCGCCGGTGGGTGCACGGTCCTCGATGTCGGACGGGTCTCGACCGACGCGCTCTACTTCGCGGTGGGGCACTTGCAGACCGACGGCGGAATCATGGTCACCGCCTCGCACAATCCGCCGGAGTACAACGGGTTCAAGATGTGCCGTCGCGGCGCCGAACCGCTGTCGGGCAAGGACGGCATCAACCGCATCGCCGAAATGATCTCGCTGGGCGATGTCGACGAACCGACCGCCGAGGGACGCATCGAGGAACGGGATATCCTGCCGGCTTTCACCGAACATGTCCTCTCGTTTATCGATCGCGCGAAGATCCGACCGTTCAAGATCGTCATCGACGCCGGCAACGGCATGGCGGGGGTCACCGTGCCGCGGGTCTTCGAACATCTCCCCTGCCAGGTCATTCCGCTGTTCATGGAGTTGGACGGGCGTTTCCCCAACCATCTCGCCAATCCGATCGAGCCGGAGAACCTGAAGGATTTGCAGGAGCGCGTGTTGGCCGAGCGCGCCGATTTCGGCGTGGCCTTCGACGGCGACGCCGACCGCATGTTTCTGATCGATGAGAACGCCAAACCCATCGGGGGTGACATCGTGACCCTGCTGGTGGCCAGGAGTCTGCTGGCGAAGAATCCGGGCGCAACCATCCTCTACAACATCATCTGCTCACGGGCGGTCTCGGAAGGGATCATGGCCGCCGGTGGCCGCGCGGTGCGCACACCGGTAGGGCACGCACTGATCAAGCCGATCATGAAGAAGGAAAACGCCATCTTTGGCGGGGAGCACTCCGGCCACTTTTACTTCCAGAAGAACTGGTATGCCGACTCGGGGCTGATCGCGCTTCTGGTGGCGATGGAGGCCATATCCGAGTCGGATAAGTCGTTGTCCCAGTTGGTCCATTCGCTGGATCCGTACTTCCGCTCGGGCGAGATAAACAGTAAGGTGACCAGCATCCCCAAGACGCTGCAGAAGATTGAGGCGGCCTTCCCGGACCGTTTGATTGACCGGTTGGATGGGATCACGATCCAAGCGGAAGACTGGTGGTTCAATGTCCGGCCCTCCAACACCGAACCCCTGCTGCGGCTTAACGTCGAGGCGAAATCGGCCGATCTATTAAAAGAGAAGACGGAAGAGGTTCTCCGTCTCATTCGGGGCCGAAAGCGCACCGCCCCCAACACGACGAAACCCAAGGCCAAAGGCAAGGCCAAGGCCAAGGCCTGA
- a CDS encoding ABC transporter ATP-binding protein, with product MLQRLRLIFPYVKRYRRYFWWGLVAIIVTNALELLSPLVLRRAINRIEHGGDASLLIWDAALIVLLMLVSGLFRFMVRRTVIWASRKIEYDLRGDLFEHILKLDGTFFDRTPTGDIITRASSDIEQVRMMIGPGIMQGVNTLVVALVAMPLMFHLDWQLALWVLTPLPILAVVTNLLGGVAHKRLMAIQEMFSALSASVQESFAGIRVLRAFSREEDRSRRFVRDSKELFRLNMRLVAMYGAYMPLMTLLSSAAIVLVLIVGGRGVIDGRIDLGTLVAFSVYLGMLIWPMIALGWVVSLYQRGVVSLQRLGAILQTKSAIIEPAVPAVSRIERGPLEFRHLSFAYGAAPAADGAPEARGREWALYDISFVIHPGETVAIAGPTGSGKSTIAHLLWRRYPVPDHTLFLAGVDANAVPRALWRSRIAVVPQEAFLFSETLRANINLTGRVAGDDDTRRLAESAAFAKDVAEFPQGYETVVGERGITLSGGQKQRVTLARALAADADVLVLDDAFSAVDAQTEREITDRLAAQFGTRIIILITHRIATLARVDRILFLEEGRLVDAGSHDELVARGGAYARWVAREAIIEELERM from the coding sequence ATGCTGCAGCGTCTGCGTCTCATCTTCCCATACGTCAAGCGGTACCGTCGCTACTTCTGGTGGGGGCTGGTGGCGATCATTGTCACCAACGCGCTGGAGTTGCTCTCGCCGTTGGTGCTGCGGCGCGCGATCAACCGCATCGAGCATGGCGGTGACGCCTCCCTCCTGATCTGGGATGCGGCGTTGATCGTGCTCTTGATGCTGGTTTCCGGCCTTTTCCGCTTCATGGTGCGTCGGACGGTGATCTGGGCGTCGCGCAAGATCGAGTATGATCTGCGCGGCGATCTCTTCGAGCATATTCTCAAGCTTGACGGCACCTTCTTTGACCGCACACCCACCGGCGATATCATCACCCGCGCCTCTTCGGACATCGAGCAGGTCCGCATGATGATCGGCCCCGGCATCATGCAGGGGGTCAACACGCTGGTGGTGGCGCTGGTGGCGATGCCGTTGATGTTCCATCTTGACTGGCAACTGGCGCTTTGGGTGCTCACGCCGCTGCCGATCCTGGCGGTCGTCACCAACCTGCTGGGCGGCGTCGCGCACAAACGCTTGATGGCGATTCAGGAGATGTTCTCGGCGCTGTCGGCGTCGGTGCAGGAGTCCTTCGCCGGGATCCGTGTTCTGCGCGCCTTCTCCCGCGAGGAGGACCGCAGCCGCCGCTTTGTCCGCGACAGCAAGGAATTGTTCCGGTTGAACATGCGTTTGGTCGCCATGTATGGCGCGTACATGCCGCTCATGACCCTGCTGTCCAGCGCCGCCATCGTGCTGGTTCTGATCGTCGGCGGACGCGGGGTGATCGACGGGCGCATCGACCTCGGCACGCTCGTTGCCTTCTCCGTCTATCTGGGCATGCTCATCTGGCCGATGATCGCGCTGGGATGGGTGGTGTCGCTCTATCAGCGCGGAGTGGTTTCTCTGCAACGCCTCGGCGCGATTCTGCAGACCAAGTCCGCTATCATCGAGCCGGCGGTGCCCGCGGTGTCACGAATCGAACGCGGGCCGTTGGAATTCCGCCATCTCTCGTTCGCCTATGGCGCCGCCCCGGCCGCCGACGGCGCCCCCGAGGCCCGCGGCCGTGAGTGGGCGCTTTATGACATCTCCTTTGTCATCCATCCCGGCGAGACGGTGGCCATCGCCGGCCCGACCGGGTCGGGCAAATCGACGATCGCCCACCTGCTCTGGCGACGGTATCCGGTGCCCGATCACACGCTGTTTCTGGCGGGCGTCGATGCCAACGCCGTGCCGCGCGCGTTGTGGCGGTCGCGCATCGCCGTGGTGCCGCAGGAGGCATTTCTGTTCTCCGAAACACTGCGGGCCAATATCAACCTGACCGGACGCGTGGCCGGCGACGATGACACCCGGCGGCTGGCCGAGAGCGCCGCCTTCGCCAAGGATGTCGCCGAGTTCCCGCAGGGGTATGAGACCGTCGTCGGCGAGCGCGGCATTACGCTCTCCGGCGGGCAGAAGCAACGGGTCACGCTGGCCCGCGCGTTGGCCGCCGACGCCGATGTGCTGGTGCTCGACGATGCCTTCAGCGCCGTTGACGCCCAGACCGAACGCGAAATTACCGACCGCCTGGCCGCGCAGTTCGGCACGCGCATCATCATCCTGATCACGCATCGCATCGCCACGCTGGCGCGGGTCGACCGCATCCTCTTTCTCGAAGAGGGACGACTGGTCGATGCCGGATCACACGATGAATTGGTCGCCCGCGGCGGCGCCTACGCCCGCTGGGTGGCGCGCGAGGCGATCATCGAAGAACTGGAGCGCATGTAG
- the mutM gene encoding bifunctional DNA-formamidopyrimidine glycosylase/DNA-(apurinic or apyrimidinic site) lyase, producing MPELPEVETVVRALRPAIVGARIERVDFASARISKGNPRGWKDALTGRTVERVTRRGKYIVISFAGGGHFVAHLRMTGRFRLYPPDARRERYDRLILTVAGGPLPDARRLVLVDTRQFARADFVPDGHAHRHPGIAKLGPEADTITEIDLRRRLARTHRPIKSLLLDQTAIAGLGNIYADEALHAAGVHPLSPGDLIDRAHIRRLRAAIQRILTAAIEACGTTFDTFSDLTGEAGGFAPQLHVYGRDGLPCLSCSAIIERLVLSGRSAHFCPRCQPPPV from the coding sequence ATGCCCGAATTGCCCGAAGTCGAAACGGTGGTGCGCGCCCTGCGTCCGGCGATTGTCGGCGCGCGTATCGAGCGTGTGGACTTTGCCTCGGCGCGCATCTCCAAGGGCAATCCCCGTGGCTGGAAAGACGCCCTGACCGGCCGCACGGTCGAACGCGTCACCCGTCGCGGCAAATACATCGTCATCTCTTTTGCCGGCGGCGGCCATTTCGTCGCGCACCTGCGCATGACCGGACGGTTCCGTCTCTATCCGCCCGATGCGCGCCGCGAACGCTACGACCGTTTGATCCTGACAGTGGCGGGCGGCCCATTGCCCGATGCGCGGCGCCTCGTGTTGGTCGACACGCGCCAGTTTGCCCGTGCAGACTTCGTCCCCGATGGTCATGCCCACCGTCATCCCGGCATCGCCAAGCTGGGTCCGGAGGCCGACACGATCACCGAGATCGACCTGCGTCGCCGCCTGGCACGCACTCATCGTCCAATCAAGTCGCTGCTTTTGGATCAGACGGCGATCGCGGGTTTGGGCAACATCTACGCCGATGAGGCGCTGCATGCCGCCGGAGTGCACCCGCTCTCGCCCGGCGACCTCATCGATCGGGCCCATATCCGCCGTTTACGCGCCGCCATCCAGCGCATCCTCACAGCGGCCATTGAGGCCTGCGGCACCACGTTTGACACGTTCTCCGACCTGACCGGCGAAGCCGGCGGATTCGCTCCGCAATTGCATGTCTATGGGCGCGATGGGCTACCGTGCCTATCGTGTAGCGCCATCATCGAACGACTGGTGCTCTCCGGACGCAGCGCTCACTTCTGCCCGCGCTGCCAGCCGCCGCCCGTCTAA
- a CDS encoding response regulator: MTTASPKHLLIVDDDPRIRGLLSEALGALGYATSQAGNGREALEMVYHHDYDCVITDIRMPEIDGLTLLQALKAQKPELPVVMITAFAVPQHKAEAVESGADGFLMKPFRLSKIEDVLERVLGHANSNGHAKRPIRAVLVVDDDPEFRILLLEVLEAMRYNVESAGSAEEALTHIEHHCPDAIIVDYRLPGMSGETLVKTIKGLHPELPVIMISGYAPSLSGREYADGAADAFLMKPFRIDRIGDVLRSLEATER; this comes from the coding sequence GTGACCACTGCCTCACCCAAGCATCTGTTGATCGTCGACGACGATCCGCGCATCCGTGGTTTGCTCTCCGAAGCGCTGGGCGCGCTCGGCTATGCGACTTCGCAGGCCGGCAACGGCCGTGAGGCGTTGGAGATGGTCTATCACCACGATTACGACTGCGTGATCACCGACATCCGCATGCCGGAGATCGACGGGTTGACCCTGTTGCAGGCCCTCAAGGCGCAGAAGCCGGAGCTGCCGGTGGTGATGATCACCGCGTTTGCCGTCCCGCAGCACAAGGCCGAGGCGGTCGAGTCGGGCGCCGATGGCTTCCTGATGAAACCGTTCCGTCTCTCCAAGATCGAGGACGTGCTGGAGCGGGTGCTGGGGCACGCCAACAGCAACGGCCATGCCAAGCGGCCGATCCGCGCGGTGTTGGTGGTGGACGACGATCCCGAGTTCCGGATCCTGCTTCTGGAAGTGCTCGAAGCGATGCGCTACAACGTCGAAAGCGCCGGCAGCGCCGAGGAGGCGCTGACCCACATTGAGCATCATTGCCCCGATGCCATCATCGTCGACTACCGTCTGCCGGGAATGAGCGGCGAGACGCTGGTGAAGACGATCAAGGGCCTGCACCCGGAACTGCCGGTCATCATGATCTCCGGGTATGCGCCGTCGCTGTCGGGGCGCGAATACGCCGACGGCGCGGCCGACGCGTTCCTCATGAAGCCCTTTCGGATTGACCGGATCGGCGACGTGCTCCGTTCGCTGGAAGCGACGGAGCGTTAG
- a CDS encoding cation:proton antiporter: protein MHDLSILRDLAIILATAVVVVGFLRRFGIPPIAGYIIAGTIVGPKSIALISDPRQVALLSEIGVALLLFGIGMELSLERLRRLWRSILVGGALQVGITGGIFALLGLALGLTVSQTIFLGFLIAVSSTAIVLRALESRGDLHSPHGRLTLGILVFQDLCVVPMMLAIPLLAGGSTVGGWIWIAALVTIAALIVVLLAAFFLVPRVLHWVAQTRQRDLFILTALLVCIGTAWVATQAGVSLALGAFLAGLVISGSEYRHQAMADLIPFRELLTSFFFVSIGMLLDPGIILRTFLPILAWLALILAAKSLIVMLVVWLMRLPLRVAILAGLSLAQVGEFSFVLISAANGTPLMAYSFGDTLLVAIILSMVIAPLLMAQGPRLAEAAGRRTWLIRLFRAAPAPDEEGPISRLHDHVIIAGWGVAGRELGHALRAAGIPYLVVDLNPQTVREAAAEHEPIVYGDVTNADVLEHLGLRRARMLVLVVNDPQAAEQSVRAARRISPVVPVLVRARFVSSVEPLLKAGATDVVPAELEAAVEVTARVLLACGASVETVVDERVRIRDRRGIDDEPPAVSA, encoded by the coding sequence ATGCACGACCTGTCAATACTCCGCGATCTGGCCATCATCCTCGCCACGGCCGTGGTGGTGGTGGGATTCCTGCGCCGGTTTGGCATCCCGCCCATCGCCGGCTACATTATTGCCGGCACCATCGTCGGTCCCAAATCGATCGCCCTCATCAGTGACCCGCGGCAAGTCGCATTGCTTTCCGAGATCGGCGTCGCACTCCTGCTGTTCGGCATCGGAATGGAACTTTCGTTGGAGCGACTGCGCCGCCTCTGGCGGTCGATCCTGGTCGGTGGCGCGCTCCAAGTCGGGATCACCGGGGGCATCTTCGCGCTCTTGGGCTTGGCGCTGGGGCTGACAGTTTCACAGACAATCTTTCTGGGGTTTCTGATCGCGGTTTCCAGCACCGCGATCGTGCTGCGCGCGTTGGAGAGCCGCGGCGATCTTCACTCTCCGCACGGCCGCCTGACGCTCGGCATACTGGTCTTTCAGGACCTTTGCGTCGTGCCGATGATGCTCGCCATTCCGCTCCTGGCCGGCGGTTCCACGGTGGGCGGCTGGATCTGGATTGCCGCGCTGGTGACTATCGCCGCGCTGATTGTCGTGCTGCTGGCGGCGTTCTTCCTGGTGCCGCGGGTGTTGCATTGGGTGGCGCAGACACGGCAACGCGATCTGTTCATTCTCACCGCCCTTCTGGTGTGCATCGGCACCGCCTGGGTCGCCACCCAGGCGGGTGTCTCCCTGGCGCTGGGAGCGTTTCTCGCCGGTCTGGTCATTTCCGGCAGTGAGTATCGGCATCAGGCGATGGCGGACCTCATCCCGTTCCGGGAACTGCTCACCAGCTTCTTCTTTGTGTCGATCGGGATGCTGCTTGATCCCGGCATCATCTTGCGGACGTTCCTGCCCATCCTCGCCTGGCTGGCGCTCATCCTGGCGGCCAAGAGTCTTATCGTGATGCTGGTGGTTTGGTTGATGCGTCTGCCGTTGCGGGTGGCCATCCTCGCCGGCCTGTCGCTGGCGCAGGTTGGCGAGTTCTCATTTGTGTTGATCTCAGCGGCGAACGGCACCCCGCTGATGGCGTACTCCTTCGGGGACACGCTGCTGGTGGCCATCATCCTGAGCATGGTGATCGCTCCGCTGCTGATGGCGCAGGGACCGCGTCTGGCCGAAGCCGCCGGCCGACGGACCTGGCTGATTCGGCTTTTCCGCGCTGCGCCCGCGCCGGATGAGGAAGGGCCGATCAGCCGCCTTCATGATCACGTCATCATCGCCGGCTGGGGTGTGGCCGGACGCGAGTTGGGGCATGCCCTGCGCGCCGCCGGCATACCCTATCTGGTGGTTGACCTGAATCCGCAGACTGTGCGCGAGGCCGCCGCCGAACATGAACCAATTGTCTACGGCGATGTGACCAACGCCGATGTGCTCGAGCATCTCGGTTTGCGGCGCGCGCGCATGCTGGTGCTGGTGGTCAATGATCCGCAGGCGGCCGAGCAGAGCGTCCGCGCCGCGCGGCGCATTTCGCCGGTGGTCCCGGTGCTGGTCCGCGCGCGGTTCGTCTCGTCGGTGGAGCCGCTGCTGAAAGCGGGCGCGACCGATGTCGTGCCGGCGGAATTGGAAGCGGCGGTGGAGGTCACCGCCCGTGTGCTTTTGGCCTGCGGGGCGAGTGTGGAAACCGTGGTCGATGAACGCGTGCGGATTCGGGATCGGCGCGGCATCGACGATGAGCCGCCCGCGGTGTCGGCCTAA
- a CDS encoding response regulator, whose amino-acid sequence MTTPRSTSITVTRPLNVLVVDDDPLILTVVDLMVRHAGHTVRTASDGVAALDVLADAPSDVIVSDIRMPGMDGLSLARLVRKDYPAIPIILMTGYLSEFSSGSANEIGVDCILKKPFKSTDLIEAIARLVPR is encoded by the coding sequence ATGACCACACCCCGCTCCACGTCCATCACCGTCACCCGTCCGCTCAATGTGTTGGTAGTTGACGACGATCCCCTGATCCTGACCGTGGTGGACCTGATGGTCCGTCATGCCGGCCACACCGTGCGCACCGCCTCCGATGGCGTGGCCGCGCTGGATGTGCTGGCCGATGCCCCCTCCGACGTGATCGTCTCCGACATCCGCATGCCCGGGATGGACGGGCTCTCGCTGGCGCGGCTGGTTCGCAAGGATTACCCCGCGATCCCGATCATCCTCATGACCGGCTATCTGTCCGAGTTCTCCAGCGGCAGCGCCAACGAGATCGGCGTCGACTGCATCTTGAAGAAGCCGTTCAAATCCACCGACCTGATCGAGGCGATCGCCCGGCTGGTCCCGCGCTGA
- a CDS encoding ABC transporter ATP-binding protein: protein MSEPFFEDEALGKAYDHRLMRRLVGYLRPYRWAVFASLLLLIAASGLAIAGPWVIARIIDGPIAEKDMAGLLNWALVYLGILAAQFVIQFLHMITTQWIGQRAMLDMRTQLFDHLLTLDMKFFDRNPVGRLLTRVTGDVNQLNELFASGVVTIFGDVLTLIAIVAAMVYLNPKMALVTFAVLPLLALATWIFKIRVREDYREVRRLVAKVNSFWQEHVTGVAVVQGFNREAETLAQHQQRNAELRDAHFRSVLHYAVFYPVVELIGAISLALIIWYGGGQVVAGAMTFGALAAFIQYAERFYAPIRDLSEKYNVLQGAMASSERIFKLLDTRPAVVADPALATPSTPPVPGHVRFENVWFAYQGEDWVLEDISFDVHPGETVAIVGATGSGKTSIANLITRLYEFQKGRISVDGIDIRAWDPRRLRRRVGMISQDVFLFSGQVLDNLRLDDDSLTPEALARAAERVGLARLSEGNGDALTRRLGERGSGLSVGEKQLVAFARAVAFDPGILILDEATSSVDHRTELQIQAALAEVFAGRTNIVIAHRLSTIRSADRILVLHKGRVREMGRHSELMAQDGIYARLYRLQEESDRDTADAERLTA, encoded by the coding sequence ATGTCCGAGCCGTTCTTTGAAGATGAGGCCCTCGGCAAGGCCTACGATCACCGCCTGATGCGGCGGTTGGTCGGCTATCTGCGTCCCTATCGCTGGGCGGTCTTTGCCTCGCTGTTGCTTCTCATCGCCGCCTCGGGCCTGGCCATCGCCGGACCGTGGGTGATCGCGCGCATCATCGACGGCCCCATCGCCGAAAAGGACATGGCCGGGCTGTTGAACTGGGCGTTGGTCTATCTGGGCATCCTCGCCGCGCAGTTTGTGATTCAATTCCTGCACATGATCACCACGCAGTGGATCGGGCAGCGGGCGATGCTCGATATGCGGACGCAGTTGTTCGATCACCTGCTCACGCTCGACATGAAGTTCTTCGATCGCAATCCGGTCGGGCGGCTGTTGACCCGCGTGACCGGCGATGTCAATCAACTCAATGAACTGTTCGCTTCCGGCGTGGTGACGATCTTCGGCGACGTCCTGACGCTGATCGCCATCGTGGCGGCCATGGTCTATCTCAATCCGAAGATGGCGCTGGTTACCTTCGCGGTGTTGCCGCTTTTGGCGCTGGCCACCTGGATCTTCAAAATCCGCGTCCGCGAGGACTACCGCGAGGTGCGCCGGCTGGTGGCCAAGGTCAATTCCTTCTGGCAGGAGCATGTCACGGGCGTGGCGGTGGTGCAGGGGTTCAATCGCGAAGCCGAGACCCTCGCGCAGCACCAGCAGCGTAACGCCGAACTGCGCGACGCGCACTTCCGTTCGGTCCTGCATTACGCCGTTTTCTATCCGGTGGTCGAGCTGATCGGCGCGATTTCGCTGGCGCTGATCATCTGGTATGGCGGCGGGCAGGTGGTCGCCGGGGCGATGACCTTCGGCGCCCTGGCCGCGTTCATCCAATACGCCGAGCGATTCTACGCGCCGATTCGCGACCTGTCCGAAAAGTACAATGTGCTGCAGGGCGCGATGGCTTCCTCCGAGCGCATCTTCAAACTGCTCGACACGCGGCCCGCCGTCGTCGCCGATCCGGCGCTAGCCACGCCGTCTACGCCCCCGGTGCCCGGCCATGTGCGCTTTGAAAACGTCTGGTTTGCCTATCAGGGCGAAGACTGGGTGCTGGAAGACATCAGTTTCGACGTGCATCCAGGCGAGACCGTCGCGATTGTCGGCGCCACCGGTTCCGGCAAGACCTCGATCGCCAACCTGATCACCCGGCTCTATGAATTCCAGAAGGGACGCATCAGCGTGGATGGCATCGACATCCGCGCCTGGGACCCGCGACGACTCCGCCGCCGCGTCGGCATGATCTCGCAGGATGTCTTCCTCTTTTCCGGCCAGGTCCTCGACAATCTCCGTCTCGACGATGACTCCCTGACACCGGAAGCACTGGCCCGTGCGGCCGAGCGCGTCGGGCTGGCGCGTCTGAGCGAGGGCAACGGCGATGCTCTGACGCGCCGCCTCGGCGAGCGCGGCTCGGGACTGTCGGTGGGGGAGAAGCAACTGGTCGCCTTCGCGCGCGCCGTGGCCTTCGATCCCGGCATCCTCATCCTGGACGAGGCGACCTCGTCGGTTGATCATCGCACCGAGTTGCAGATTCAGGCGGCCCTCGCCGAAGTGTTCGCGGGCCGCACCAACATCGTCATCGCCCACCGCCTCTCGACCATCCGTTCCGCTGATCGCATCCTCGTCCTGCACAAGGGACGGGTTCGCGAGATGGGACGGCACAGCGAACTGATGGCCCAGGACGGCATCTATGCGCGGCTCTACCGTCTGCAGGAAGAATCCGACCGTGACACCGCCGATGCCGAGCGGCTGACCGCCTGA
- a CDS encoding ABC transporter ATP-binding protein: protein MEFDSIRKAYGPTVALAGVSFTVSDGEFLVIVGPSGCGKSTLLRVVAGLESPDAGRVLIDGADVTPRPPKDRGVAMVFQSYALYPHWTVHDNIAFPLKIRRVAKDDIARRVRQIADALQLTAQLTRRPRELSGGQRQRVALGRAMAADPRIFLFDEPLSNLDAPLRAGMRREIVARQKELGKTSLYVTHDQTEALTMADRIVVLESGTLMGIGTPQALYDDPPNRFVAQFLGRPTINMLDAVVRQSDGALVVDPYGWRTSSRPAGAWPAAVEVGVRPEHVQLRADDDGRWRIASQEFLGDKVQCVVTDGPRQLTVLAEAHAALPIGAPVAPEPRPDRLLFFDPPSGQRLRATV, encoded by the coding sequence GTGGAATTTGACAGCATCCGCAAGGCCTATGGCCCCACGGTCGCGCTGGCCGGGGTTTCGTTTACCGTCAGCGATGGGGAGTTCCTGGTCATTGTCGGTCCTTCGGGGTGCGGCAAGTCGACGTTGTTGCGCGTGGTCGCCGGACTGGAGTCGCCGGACGCCGGACGTGTTCTGATCGATGGCGCCGATGTCACCCCGCGGCCGCCGAAGGACCGTGGCGTCGCCATGGTGTTCCAATCCTATGCCCTGTATCCGCATTGGACGGTTCACGATAACATTGCCTTCCCGCTGAAAATTCGCCGCGTGGCCAAAGACGACATCGCCCGACGCGTGCGGCAGATTGCCGACGCGCTGCAACTGACCGCGCAACTGACACGCCGTCCGCGTGAATTGTCCGGCGGTCAGCGGCAGCGGGTCGCGCTCGGGCGCGCCATGGCGGCCGATCCCCGCATCTTTTTGTTCGATGAGCCGCTGTCAAATCTCGATGCGCCGTTGCGCGCCGGCATGCGCCGTGAGATCGTCGCCCGCCAGAAAGAGCTGGGAAAGACCTCGCTGTATGTCACCCATGATCAGACCGAAGCCCTGACCATGGCCGACCGGATTGTCGTTTTGGAGTCCGGGACTCTGATGGGCATCGGCACACCACAGGCGCTCTATGATGACCCGCCGAATCGTTTCGTCGCGCAGTTCCTCGGCCGTCCGACGATCAACATGCTGGATGCGGTGGTGCGACAATCCGACGGCGCATTGGTGGTCGATCCGTATGGTTGGAGAACGTCATCCCGGCCCGCCGGCGCCTGGCCGGCCGCGGTCGAAGTCGGGGTGCGTCCCGAGCATGTGCAATTGCGGGCCGACGATGACGGCCGCTGGCGGATCGCTTCGCAGGAATTCCTTGGCGACAAGGTGCAGTGTGTCGTCACCGACGGCCCACGGCAACTGACCGTATTGGCCGAAGCCCATGCCGCTTTGCCGATCGGCGCCCCGGTCGCGCCGGAGCCGCGGCCCGACCGGCTGTTGTTCTTCGATCCCCCAAGCGGGCAACGTCTGCGCGCGACCGTTTGA